In Diceros bicornis minor isolate mBicDic1 chromosome 23, mDicBic1.mat.cur, whole genome shotgun sequence, a single genomic region encodes these proteins:
- the SGK1 gene encoding serine/threonine-protein kinase Sgk1 isoform X1: MQGALARARLESLLRPRPKKRAEAQKRSESLLLTGLAFMKQRRMGLNDFIQKIANNSYACKHPEVQSILKISQPQEPELMNANPSPPPSPSQQINLGPSSNPHAKPSDFHFLKVIGKGSFGKVLLARHKAEEVFYAVKVLQKKAILKKKEEKHIMSERNVLLKNVKHPFLVGLHFSFQTADKLYFVLDYINGGELFYHLQRERCFLEPRARFYAAEIASALGYLHSLNIVYRDLKPENILLDSQGHIVLTDFGLCKENIEHNGTTSTFCGTPEYLAPEVLHKQPYDRTVDWWCLGAVLYEMLYGLPPFYSRNTAEMYDNILNKPLQLKPNITNSARHLLEGLLQKDRTKRLGAKEDFMEIKNHVFFSLINWDDLINKKITPPFNPNVSGPSDLRHFDPEFTEEPVPSSIGRSPDSILLTASVKEAAEAFLGFSYAPPMDSFL, from the exons ATGCAGGGCGCGCTGGCGCGGGCCCGGCTCGAGTCCCTGCTGCGGCCGCGCCCCAAGAAGAGGGCCGAGGCGCAGAAGCGGAGCGAGTCCCTGCTGCTGACCGGGCTGG CTTTCATGAAACAGAGGAGGATGGGCCTGAACGACTTCATTCAGAAGATTGCCAATAACTCCTATGCATGCAAACA CCCTGAAGTTCAGTCCATTTTGAAAATCTCCCAACCTCAGGAGCCTGAGCTTATGAATGCCAACCCTTCTCCTCCG cCAAGTCCTTCTCAGCAAATCAACCTTGGCCCGTCATCCAACCCTCATGCTAAACCATCTGACTTTCACTTCTTGAAAGTGATTGGGAAGGGCAGTTTTGGAAAG GTTCTTCTGGCCAGACACAAAGCAGAAGAAGTCTTCTATGCAGTCAAGGTTTTACAGAAGAAGGCGATCCTGAAGAAGAAGGAG GAAAAGCATATTATGTCGGAGCGGAATGTTCTCCTGAAGAATGTGAAACACCCTTTCCTGGTGGGCCTTCACTTCTCTTTCCAGACTGCTGACAAACTGTACTTCGTCCTAGACTACATTAATGGTGGAGAG CTGTTTTACCATCTCCAGAGGGAGCGCTGCTTCCTGGAACCACGGGCTCGTTTCTATGCTGCTGAAATAGCCAGTGCCTTGGGTTACCTGCACTCCCTGAACATCGTTTATAG AGACTTAAAACCAGAGAATATTTTGCTAGATTCACAGGGACACATTGTCCTCACTGACTTTGGGCTCTGCAAAGAGAACATTGAGCACAACGGCACGACGTCCACCTTCTGTGGCACGCCTGAG TATCTCGCGCCTGAGGTGCTTCATAAACAGCCTTACGACAGGACCGTGGACTGGTGGTGCCTGGGCGCCGTCCTGTACGAGATGCTCTACGGCCTG CCTCCTTTTTACAGCCGAAACACCGCTGAGATGTACGACAACATTCTGAACAAGCCCCTCCAGTTGAagccaaatattacaaattctGCAAGACACCTCCTGGAGGGCCTCCTGCAGAAGGACCGGACCAAGAGGCTGGGCGCCAAGGAAGACTTT ATGGAGATTAAGAACCACGTCTTCTTCTCCCTAATTAACTGGGATGATCTCATTAATAAGAAAATTACTCCCCCTTTTAACCCGAATGTG AGTGGACCCAGCGACCTGCGGCACTTCGACCCCGAGTTCACCGAAGAGCCGGTCCCCAGCTCCATCGGCAGGTCCCCGGACAGCATCCTCCTCACAGCCAGTGTCAAGGAGGCTGCCGAGGCCTTCCTGGGCTTCTCCTATGCACCTCCCATGGACTCTTTCCTCTGA
- the SGK1 gene encoding serine/threonine-protein kinase Sgk1 isoform X2 — protein MTVKTEAARGTLTYSRMRGMVAILIAFMKQRRMGLNDFIQKIANNSYACKHPEVQSILKISQPQEPELMNANPSPPPSPSQQINLGPSSNPHAKPSDFHFLKVIGKGSFGKVLLARHKAEEVFYAVKVLQKKAILKKKEEKHIMSERNVLLKNVKHPFLVGLHFSFQTADKLYFVLDYINGGELFYHLQRERCFLEPRARFYAAEIASALGYLHSLNIVYRDLKPENILLDSQGHIVLTDFGLCKENIEHNGTTSTFCGTPEYLAPEVLHKQPYDRTVDWWCLGAVLYEMLYGLPPFYSRNTAEMYDNILNKPLQLKPNITNSARHLLEGLLQKDRTKRLGAKEDFMEIKNHVFFSLINWDDLINKKITPPFNPNVSGPSDLRHFDPEFTEEPVPSSIGRSPDSILLTASVKEAAEAFLGFSYAPPMDSFL, from the exons ATGACGGTGAAAACCGAGGCTGCCAGGGGCACCCTCACTTACTCCAGAATGAGGGGCATGGTTGCAATCCTCATCG CTTTCATGAAACAGAGGAGGATGGGCCTGAACGACTTCATTCAGAAGATTGCCAATAACTCCTATGCATGCAAACA CCCTGAAGTTCAGTCCATTTTGAAAATCTCCCAACCTCAGGAGCCTGAGCTTATGAATGCCAACCCTTCTCCTCCG cCAAGTCCTTCTCAGCAAATCAACCTTGGCCCGTCATCCAACCCTCATGCTAAACCATCTGACTTTCACTTCTTGAAAGTGATTGGGAAGGGCAGTTTTGGAAAG GTTCTTCTGGCCAGACACAAAGCAGAAGAAGTCTTCTATGCAGTCAAGGTTTTACAGAAGAAGGCGATCCTGAAGAAGAAGGAG GAAAAGCATATTATGTCGGAGCGGAATGTTCTCCTGAAGAATGTGAAACACCCTTTCCTGGTGGGCCTTCACTTCTCTTTCCAGACTGCTGACAAACTGTACTTCGTCCTAGACTACATTAATGGTGGAGAG CTGTTTTACCATCTCCAGAGGGAGCGCTGCTTCCTGGAACCACGGGCTCGTTTCTATGCTGCTGAAATAGCCAGTGCCTTGGGTTACCTGCACTCCCTGAACATCGTTTATAG AGACTTAAAACCAGAGAATATTTTGCTAGATTCACAGGGACACATTGTCCTCACTGACTTTGGGCTCTGCAAAGAGAACATTGAGCACAACGGCACGACGTCCACCTTCTGTGGCACGCCTGAG TATCTCGCGCCTGAGGTGCTTCATAAACAGCCTTACGACAGGACCGTGGACTGGTGGTGCCTGGGCGCCGTCCTGTACGAGATGCTCTACGGCCTG CCTCCTTTTTACAGCCGAAACACCGCTGAGATGTACGACAACATTCTGAACAAGCCCCTCCAGTTGAagccaaatattacaaattctGCAAGACACCTCCTGGAGGGCCTCCTGCAGAAGGACCGGACCAAGAGGCTGGGCGCCAAGGAAGACTTT ATGGAGATTAAGAACCACGTCTTCTTCTCCCTAATTAACTGGGATGATCTCATTAATAAGAAAATTACTCCCCCTTTTAACCCGAATGTG AGTGGACCCAGCGACCTGCGGCACTTCGACCCCGAGTTCACCGAAGAGCCGGTCCCCAGCTCCATCGGCAGGTCCCCGGACAGCATCCTCCTCACAGCCAGTGTCAAGGAGGCTGCCGAGGCCTTCCTGGGCTTCTCCTATGCACCTCCCATGGACTCTTTCCTCTGA